From a region of the Drosophila ananassae strain 14024-0371.13 chromosome XL, ASM1763931v2, whole genome shotgun sequence genome:
- the LOC6504034 gene encoding uncharacterized protein LOC6504034, whose amino-acid sequence MEFQSLLDTMKKSSARTRNSSRTCKRGPAAEKRSKHKNKKEVRVAKKQKAKAPIKKTKTNRKVCAKQGKSGKKLKSILKCGGQRGKVKNTQCRVRFAGCMCAEGKAAGQAICLQCLGNICDLVRAGVTPSEMEMVLRHRYHKWHT is encoded by the exons ATGGAATTCCAATCGCTCTTGGATACAATGAAAAAATCATCTGCCAGGACCCGTAACTCCTCGAGGACCTGCAAGCGAGGACCTGCCGCAGAGAAGCGATCGAAGCACAAGAACAAGAAGGAAGTCCGAGTGGCGAAGAAGCAGAAAGCCAAGGCTCCCATAAAGAAGACGAAGACGAACCGGAAGGTCTGCGCCAAACAGGGCAAGAGTGGAAAGAAATTGAAGTCGATTCTGAAGTGTGGGGGTCAGCGTGGAAAGGTGAAGAATACAC AATGCCGCGTCCGCTTCGCTGGCTGCATGTGCGCGGAAGGCAAGGCCGCAGGACAGGCGATCTGCCTGCAGTGTTTGGGGAATATCTGTGATCTGGTCAGAGCCGGGGTGACGCCCAGTGAGATGGAGATGGTACTTCGCCATAGGTACCACAAGTGGCACACATAG